One stretch of Arachis hypogaea cultivar Tifrunner chromosome 20, arahy.Tifrunner.gnm2.J5K5, whole genome shotgun sequence DNA includes these proteins:
- the LOC112782639 gene encoding CSC1-like protein ERD4: MDFSSFLTSLATSFIIFVVLMILFALLASRPGNNVIYYPNRILKGLEPLDGGVKSRNPFTWIKEALTSSETEVVAMSGVDTAVYFVFLGTVLGILVFSGMILLPVLLPVAVTDDGGSQTTSKGTFSELDKLSMANIRQKSNRLWAFFICCYWVSIVSFILLWRAYKHVAWLRGEALKAPDVKPEQFAVVVRDIPAVPEGQTRKEQVDSYFKTIYPDTFYRSMIATDHKKADKIWEELEGYKKKLARAEAVFEKSKTTAKPEGTRPTNRTGLLGLCGSKVDSIEYYNEKINETVTKLEAEQKVTLRDKQQNAAIIFFSNRVTAASAAQSLHAQMVDHWSVFAAPEPRQLLWPNLKIKYFEREVRQYVVYFVVTLTILFYMIPIAFISAFTTLQNLVKLLPFIKPIVRLKALRTVLEAYLPQIALIVFLALLPKLLLILSKMEGIPTESHAIRAASGKYFYFTVLNVFIGVTLGGTLFGTLKTIENSPNKLVSLLAASLPGNATFFLTYVALKFFVGYGLELSRLVPLILFHLKKKYLCKTDAEVKEAWAPGGLGYGTRVPGDMLIVTIVFCYSVIAPLIVPFGALYFGLGWLILRNQALKVYVPSYESYGRMWPHIHNRILASLILYQVTMLGYFGVQKFYYAPFLIPLPLLSVLFGFVCAKKFYPAFERPTLEVAANGLKDAPNMDLIFRAFIPPSLSSEKIDDENFEDARSNV, translated from the exons ATGGATTTTTCTTCGTTCTTGACGTCTCTAGCGACGTCGTTCATCATATTCGTGGTTCTGATGATTTTGTTTGCGCTTTTAGCAAGTAGGCCTGGCAACAATGTCATTTACTACCCAAACAGGATCCTCAAAGGTTTGGAACCTTTGGATGGTGGAGTCAAGTCTCGCAACCCTTTCACTTGGATCAAGGAAGCTTTAACTTCCTCTGAGACAGAGGTGGTTGCCATGTCTGGGGTTGATACTGCTGTTTACTTTGTCTTCCTTGGCACTG TGTTGGGGATCCTAGTTTTTTCTGGCATGATTCTGCTACCAGTGCTTCTGCCTGTTGCTGTCACCGATGATGGTGGGAGTCAAACAACTAGTAAAGGAACTTTTAGTGAACTTGACAAGTTATCCATGGCAAACATCCGG CAAAAGAGTAACCGGTTGTGGGCATTTTTTATTTGCTGCTATTGGGTTTCAATTGTTTCATTTATCCTCTTATGGAGGGCTTACAAACATGTGGCGTGGCTGAGAGGTGAAGCTCTTAAGGCCCCTGATGTGAAGCCTGAACAGTTTGCTGTCGTTGTGAGAGACATACCTGCTGTTCCCGAAGGCCAGACTCGAAAGGAGCAGGTCGACTCTTATTTCAAAACCATCTATCCTGACACATTTTACAGGTCAATGATTGCAACAGACCACAAAAAG GCAGACAAGATTTGGGAGGAGTTAGAAGGTTATAAGAAGAAGCTCGCCCGTGCTGAAGCTGTATTTGAGAAGTCCAAAACAACTGCCAAACCTGAAGGAACAAGACCTACTAACAGGACTGGTTTACTTGGACTTTGTGGTAGTAAGGTAGACAGCATAGAATATTACaatgagaagattaatgaaaCCGTTACCAAGTTGGAAGCCGAGCAAAAGGTTACTCTCAGAGATAAGCAACAAAATGCTGCTATTATCTTCTTCTCGAACAGGGTTACTGCAGCATCAGCAGCTCAGAGTTTACATGCTCAAATGGTTGACCATTGGTCTGTGTTTGCTGCTCCTGAACCCCGCCAACTATTATGGCCCAATTTGAAAATAAAGTATTTTGAAAGAGAGGTGCGGCAATATGTGGTGTATTTCGTTGTCACACTGACTATACTCTTTTACATGATTCCAATTGCATTTATATCAGCATTTACAACCTTGCAAAATTTGGTGAAACTTCTGCCGTTCATAAAGCCAATAGTGCGTCTAAAGGCTTTGAGGACAGTGTTGGAAGCTTATCTACCTCAAATCGCGTTGATTGTTTTCTTGGCTTTGTTGCCCAAGCTGCTTCTGATTTTGTCTAAAATGGAAGGCATTCCCACAGAAAGTCATGCAATCAGGGCTGCATCTGGAAAATACTTCTACTTTACTGTGCTGAATGTATTCATTGGAGTTACTCTAGGTGGAACCTTGTTTGGCACACTAAAAACTATAGAGAATAGCCCAAACAAACTTGTGTCCTTGCTAGCTGCAAGCCTTCCAGGCAATGCTACTTTCTTCTTGACCTACGTGGCTCTCAA ATTTTTTGTTGGCTATGGTCTTGAGCTGTCCCGGTTAGTTCCtcttattttattccatttgaagAAAAAGTATCTTTGCAAGACCGATGCGGAGGTGAAAGAGGCTTGGGCTCCTGGAGGTCTTGGTTATGGGACTAGAGTTCCTGGTGACATGCTCATCGTCACAATCGTTTTCTGCTATTCTGTGATTGCTCCTCTGATAGTCCCATTTGGTGCTCTGTATTTTGGCCTCGGATGGCTTATACTAAGAAATCAG GCTCTAAAAGTGTATGTTCCATCGTATGAAAGCTATGGAAGGATGTGGCCGCACATACACAACCGCATACTAGCATCTTTGATTCTATACCAAGTTACCATGCTTGGTTACTTTGGGGTGCAGAAGTTCTACTACGCACCGTTCTTAATACCTCTTCCATTACTGTCAGTACTCTTTGGGTTTGTATGTGCAAAGAAATTCTATCCGGCTTTTGAGCGGCCAACGCTTGAGGTTGCAGCCAATGGTTTGAAGGATGCTCCCAACATGGACTTGATCTTCAGAGCTTTCATTCCACCAAGCTTGAGTTCTGAGAAGATTGATGATGAGAACTTTGAAGATGCAAGGTCTAACGTTTGA